Proteins co-encoded in one Malus sylvestris chromosome 7, drMalSylv7.2, whole genome shotgun sequence genomic window:
- the LOC126628361 gene encoding uncharacterized protein LOC126628361, with protein MRRRKKREIYLIAIIYITSSATACVGILLCNCFVPSPSKEKKMANLAKLDFAALDITGKNYLTWVLDTKIHLEAANLRDTIKEESSSSSQDRAKAMIFIRRHLDEALKSEYLTVEDPLALWNALRSRYNHQTTVILPKARYDWTHLRIQDFKSVAEYNSALFRITSQMKLCGDTITEEMLLEKTFSTFHASNMVLQQQYRARGFTEYNQLISVLLVAEQNNELLMKNHNSRPTGSAPFPEVNVASLERNTISSRGNNYKRGRGHKQGRWKGKSKNHGVQFHNQVPRYNPGPSFKNTNRQKGKAHVNTPRSHEGGCHRCGGNGHWARTCRTPKHLVELYQASFKEKGVEINFLDQAKPMETPDPVTNLSGQLNTTHLDATDFINERGNEVYGSD; from the exons atgagaagaagaaagaaaagagaaatatatctaatagcaataatatacattacttcctctgcaacagcttGTGTCGGTATATTactctgcaactgcttcgttccttcaccgagtaaag aaaagaaaatggcaaacttggcaaagcttgattttgctgccctggacattactggaaagaattaccttacatgggtactggataccaagatTCATCTGGAAGCAGCAAATCTTAGAGATACCATCAAGGAAGAAAGCAgctcatcctctcaagatcgggcaaaggccatgatttttattcgccgtcatcttgatgaggcactaaagagcgagtacttaacggttgaagatccgcTAGCCCTTTGGAATGCCTTGAGAagcagatacaatcaccagacaacggtgattcttccaaaagcTCGCTATGACTGGACACACCTgaggatccaggatttcaaatcagtggctgagtacaattcggcgttgttcagaattacctctcagatgaaACTCTGTGGGGATACTATCACTGAGGAGATGTtattggaaaagactttcagtACATTCCACGCCTCTAACATGGTACTGCAACAACAGTATAGAGCGCGAGGCTTtactgaatacaaccagctgatatctgtgctcctggtagctgaacagaacaatgagcttctcatgaaaaaccataattcccgacctactggatcagcaccgttcccagaagtgaatgttgCTTCCCTTGAAAGGAATACCATATCCTCTCgtggcaataattacaaacgaggaCGTGGCCACAAGCAAGGTCGGTGGAAAGGGAAaagcaagaaccatggtgtccagtttcacaaccaggttccaaggTATAATCCAGGCCCGAGCTTTAAAAATACCAATCGCCAGAAAGGAAAAGCTCATGTGAACACTCCTAGAAGTCATGAAGGAGgttgccataggtgtggtggcaacggACATTGGGCGCGTACTTGTCGCACCCCAAAGCATCTGGTGGAACTATATCAAGCCTCCTTCAAGGAAAAGGGTGTCGAGATCAATTTCCTTGAccaggctaaaccaatggaAACCCCTGATCCAGTGACCAATTTATCAGGACAGTTAAACACAACCCACCTGGATGCTACAGACTTTATTAatgaaagagggaatgaagtttatgggtccgattga